A genomic segment from Nicotiana tabacum cultivar K326 chromosome 7, ASM71507v2, whole genome shotgun sequence encodes:
- the LOC107781558 gene encoding transcription factor bHLH104-like isoform X1, whose translation MDQLDSFRDNNWDLIDINSFIDEAPSDFFWNDQIQNQNQRAVTELEAPLSSATFQEECIETECPRKRGRNESCSKQGSKACRERLRREKLNERFSELCSVLEPGRPVKTDKMAILGDAIRVLNELKTESEEYKEMNQKLMEEIKTLKAEKNELREEKLALKADKERMEQELKATATPASFIPPHPAAYQPAVNKMAVFPSYGYVPMWQYLPPSSRDTSQDHALRPPAA comes from the exons ATGGATCAATTAGATTCATTTCGAGATAATAATTGGGACTTAATTGATATAAACAGTTTTATAGATGAGGCACCTTCAGATTTCTTTTGGAATGATCAAATCCAGAACCAGAACCAGag AGCTGTAACAGAACTCGAGGCACCTCTCAGCAGTGCTACATTTCAGGAGGAGTGTATAGAAACAGAATGCCCTCGAAAGAG AGGCCGAAATGAATCTTGCAGCAAACAAGGGAGCAAGGCCTGCCGTGAGAGATTAAGAAGGGAAAAATTGAATGAAAG GTTTTCAGAGCTATGTTCTGTTCTTGAACCTGGGAGACCTGTAAAAACAGACAAAATGGCCATACTTGGCGATGCTATTCGTGTTCTAAACGAACTGAAGACTGAATCTGAGGAATACAAAGAGATGAACCAAAAGCTTATGGAAGAGATCAAAACGTTGAAG GCAGAGAAGAATGAACTTCGTGAAGAGAAACTCGCACTGAAGGCAGACAAAGAGAGGATGGAGCAAGAGTTGAAAGCTACGGCTACTCCAGCAAGTTTTATTCCACCCCATCCAGCAGCATATCAGCCGGCAGTAAATAAGATGGCAGTTTTCCCAAGTTATGGTTATGTGCCAATGTGGCAGTATCTACCGCCATCTTCCCGAGACACATCTCAAGATCATGCGCTCAGGCCTCCTGCTGCTTGA
- the LOC107781558 gene encoding transcription factor bHLH104-like isoform X2: MDQLDSFRDNNWDLIDINSFIDEAPSDFFWNDQIQNQNQRAVTELEAPLSSATFQEECIETECPRKSKQGSKACRERLRREKLNERFSELCSVLEPGRPVKTDKMAILGDAIRVLNELKTESEEYKEMNQKLMEEIKTLKAEKNELREEKLALKADKERMEQELKATATPASFIPPHPAAYQPAVNKMAVFPSYGYVPMWQYLPPSSRDTSQDHALRPPAA, encoded by the exons ATGGATCAATTAGATTCATTTCGAGATAATAATTGGGACTTAATTGATATAAACAGTTTTATAGATGAGGCACCTTCAGATTTCTTTTGGAATGATCAAATCCAGAACCAGAACCAGag AGCTGTAACAGAACTCGAGGCACCTCTCAGCAGTGCTACATTTCAGGAGGAGTGTATAGAAACAGAATGCCCTCGAAAGAG CAAACAAGGGAGCAAGGCCTGCCGTGAGAGATTAAGAAGGGAAAAATTGAATGAAAG GTTTTCAGAGCTATGTTCTGTTCTTGAACCTGGGAGACCTGTAAAAACAGACAAAATGGCCATACTTGGCGATGCTATTCGTGTTCTAAACGAACTGAAGACTGAATCTGAGGAATACAAAGAGATGAACCAAAAGCTTATGGAAGAGATCAAAACGTTGAAG GCAGAGAAGAATGAACTTCGTGAAGAGAAACTCGCACTGAAGGCAGACAAAGAGAGGATGGAGCAAGAGTTGAAAGCTACGGCTACTCCAGCAAGTTTTATTCCACCCCATCCAGCAGCATATCAGCCGGCAGTAAATAAGATGGCAGTTTTCCCAAGTTATGGTTATGTGCCAATGTGGCAGTATCTACCGCCATCTTCCCGAGACACATCTCAAGATCATGCGCTCAGGCCTCCTGCTGCTTGA
- the LOC107781581 gene encoding electron transfer flavoprotein subunit beta, mitochondrial: MKIMVAIKRVVDYAVKIRVKPDKSGVETKNVKMSMNPFCEIALEEALRIKQSGLASEVVAVSIGPVHFTETLRTGLAMGADRAIHVEAPENIYPLTIAKILKALVDVEKPGLLLLGKQAIDNDQNQTGQMVAGLLKWPQGTFASKVVLDKEKQVATVDREVDGGIETLSLDLPAVITTDLRLNQPRYATLPNIMKAKSKPIKKFTPKDLNVEIKSDFEVVEVTEPPKRKAGLILSSVDELIDKLKNEARVI; the protein is encoded by the exons ATGAAGATCATGGTAGCGATCAAACGTGTCGTTGATTACGCTGTCAAAATCCGAGTTAAACCGGACAAG AGTGGAGTAGAGACCAAAAACGTGAAGATGTCAAtgaacccattttgtgaaatagcaTTAGAAGAAGCTTTAAGGATTAAACAATCCGGTTTGGCTTCAGAAGTGGTGGCTGTTAGTATTGGGCCGGTTCACTTTACGGAGACTTTAAGAACCGGTTTAGCTATGGGAGCAGACCGGGCAATTCATGTTGAAGCACCTGAGAATATTTATCCACTTACAATTGCTAAGATTCTTAAAGCTCTTGTCGATGTTGAAAAGCCTGGCCTTCTTTTACTAGGCAAACAG GCAATTGACAATGATCAAAACCAGACAGGCCAAATGGTTGCAGGACTTCTCAAATGGCCACAGGGAACTTTTGCCTCTAAG GTTGTGCTGGACAAAGAAAAACAGGTGGCTACAGTAGACAGAGAAGTTGATGGTGGTATTGAGACATTGTCTTTGGATTTGCCTGCAGTAATCAC CACCGATTTGAGGCTGAACCAGCCAAGATATGCAACACTCCCGAACATAATGAAAGCAAAGTCGAAGCCAATAAAGAAATTCACACCAAAAGACTTGAACGTGGAGATCAAATCCGACTTTGAAGTAGTTGAAGTAACCGAACCTCCTAAAAGAAAAGCAGGTCTCATACTTTCTTCTGTGGATGAGCTGATTGACAAGCTAAAGAATGAAGCTCGCGTAATTTGA